In Vitis vinifera cultivar Pinot Noir 40024 chromosome 11, ASM3070453v1, a genomic segment contains:
- the LOC104880629 gene encoding EPIDERMAL PATTERNING FACTOR-like protein 5, producing MKRKTFIFLIASLHMMTWVAATNSPSAPDSAAQQQEQFPESPKAVFHSKQGLERRGTPRNGDGAAYRGLSTLGSRPPNCNHKCQGCIPCDAVQIPTTTDHIGVQYANYEPEGWKCKCGSSFFNP from the exons atgaagagaaaaactttcatttttctaatagCTTCCCTGCACATGATGACTTGGGTTGCTGCAACAAACAGTCCTTCTGCACCAGATAGTGCAGCTCAGCAACAAG AGCAATTTCCAGAATCCCCAAAAGCTGTATTTCACTCAAAACAG GGACTTGAGCGCAGAGGAACACCAAGAAATGGGGATGGGGCAGCATACAGAGGGCTGAGCACACTTGGGTCAAGGCCACCAAACTGTAACCACAAGTGTCAAGGCTGCATTCCATGTGATGCAGTTCAGATCCCCACCACCACTGACCACATTGGAGTTCAGTATGCAAACTATGAGCCTGAAGGATGGAAATGCAAGTGTGGGTCTTCCTTTTTCAACCCATAA
- the LOC100261234 gene encoding casein kinase 1-like protein 2: MEPRVGNKFRLGRKIGSGSFGEIYLGTNIQTNEEVAIKLENVKTKHPQLLYESKLYRILQGGTGIPNVRWFGVEGEYNVLVMDLLGPSLEDLFNFCSRKLSLKSVLMLADQMINRVEFVHSKSFLHRDIKPDNFLMGLGRRANQVYIIDFGLAKKYRDTATHQHIPYRENKNLTGTARYASMNTHLGIEQSRRDDLESLGYVLMYFLRGSLPWQGLKAGTKKQKYEKISERKVSTSIEVLCRGYPTEFASYFHYCRSLRFDDKPDYAYLKRIFRDLFIREGFQFDYVFDWTILKYQQSQLATPPSRVLGPGAGTSSGLPPPAVANADRQSGEEGRPAGLSSMDPSRRRISGDGGGLSKQKSPVASDLAVSKDAMLSSSHFLGRSSGSSRRAAVSSSRDAAIMGSESDPSRAHTTEASPGAAVRRISSGQRSSPVGSSDPKRTSSGRNITNIKNYESTIRGIENLNFDNDERVHY, from the exons ATGGAGCCTCGCGTTGGGAATAAGTTTCGGCTGGGGAGGAAGATCGGTAGCGGCTCGTTCGGGGAGATCTATCTCG GTACTAACATTCAGACGAACGAGGAGGTTGCAATTAAGCTT GAAAATGTCAAGACAAAGCATCCACAGTTACTATATGAATCAAAGTTATACAGAATTCTACAGGGAGGAA CTGGAATTCCAAATGTGAGATGGTTTGGAGTAGAGGGAGAGTACAATGTTCTTGTGATGGATTTGCTTGGGCCTAGTCTTGAAGATCTATTCAACTTTTGCAGTAGGAAACTCTCTTTGAAGTCAGTGCTCATGCTTGCTGATCAAATG ATCAATCGCGTTGAATTTGTTCATTCTAAATCGTTTCTACATCGAGATATCAAGCCAGACAATTTTCTAATGGGCTTGGGAAGACGTGCAAATCAG GTCTACATCATTGACTTTGGTTTGGCTAAGAAATATAGAGATACTGCAACACATCAGCACATTCCTTATAG AGAAAATAAGAATTTGACTGGAACTGCAAGATATGCAAGTATGAACACCCACCTTGGCATTG AGCAAAGCCGGAGGGATGATTTAGAATCTCTTGGTTATGTGCTTATGTACTTCCTAAGAGGAAG TCTTCCTTGGCAGGGACTGAAAGCAGGAACTAAGAAACAAAAGTATGAGAAAATTAGTGAAAGAAAAGTTTCCACATCGATTGAG GTCCTTTGTCGGGGTTATCCAACAGAATTTGCTTCATACTTCCACTACTGTCGTTCACTGCGATTTGATGATAAGCCAGATTATGCTTATCTGAAAAGGATATTCCGTGACCTCTTTATTCGCGAAG GATTCCAGTTTGACTATGTGTTTGACTGGACTATTTTGAAGTACCAGCAATCACAGCTTGCTACTCCTCCATCTCGTGTTCTT GGTCCTGGTGCTGGAACAAGCTCTGGACTGCCCCCTCCTGCTGTTGCCAATGCTGACAGGCAGTCAG GAGAAGAAGGGAGACCTGCTGGTTTATCTTCTATGGACCCTTCTCGTCGGAGAATTTCTGGTGATGGAGGAGGTTTATCCAAGCAGAAGAGTCCAGTTGCAAGCGATTTGGCAGTGAGTAAAGATGCTATG TTATCAAGCTCCCATTTTTTGGGGCGGTCAAGTGGTTCATCAAGGCGAGCTGCTGTGTCTAGCAGCCGTGACGCAGCCATTATGGGAAGCGAGTCTGATCCCTCTCGTGCACATACCACTGAGGCAAGCCCAGGAGCAGCAGTACGGAGGATCTCAAGTGGGCAAAGAAGTTCACCGGTTGGATCCTCAGACCCCAAGCGCACATCATCTGGTAGGAACATCACTAACATAAAGAACTATGAATCCACAATCAGGGGCATTGAGAATCTGAATTTTGACAATGATGAGAGGGTTCATTATTAG
- the LOC100266364 gene encoding diacylglycerol O-acyltransferase 1A produces the protein MAICNSPVSVTTSSSSSHADSDLDFSIRKRFGGKGKAVADSSLETETEAAAAAVLEAEKSVGEVGSGGDRGESGSQVVRNGENGVAEVAAKFAYRPCAPAHRKVKESPLSSDAIFRQSHAGLFNLCIVVLVAVNSRLIIENLMKYGWLIRAGFWFSSKSLRDWPLFMCCLTLPIFPLAAFVVEKLAQQKYISEQVVVSLHIIITTAAVLFPVLVILRCDSAVLSGVTLMLFACIVWLKLVSFAHTNYDMRAVAKLIDKGDDLSTSLNMDYPYDVNFKSLAYFMVAPTLCYQPSYPRSTCIRKGWVFRQFVKLAIFTGVMGFIIEQYINPIVQNSQHPLKGNFFYALERILKLSVPNLYVWLCMFYCFFHLWLNILAELLRFGDREFYKDWWNAKTVEEYWRMWNMPVHKWMVRHLYFPCLRNGISKGVSVVIAFAISAIFHELCIAVPCHMFKLWAFIGIMFQVPLVLVTNYLQNKFRNSMVGNMIFWLFFSILGQPMCVLLYYHDLMNRKETTESSL, from the exons ATGGCGATCTGCAACTCGCCTGTCAGTGTGACCACGTCGTCATCAAGCTCTCACGCCGATTCAGATCTCGACTTTTCCATTCGGAAGAGGTTCGGCGGGAAGGGGAAGGCCGTGGCGGATTCGTCGCTGGAGACGGAGACGGaggcggcggcggcggcggtgCTCGAAGCAGAGAAGTCGGTGGGCGAGGTGGGGAGTGGCGGTGATCGAGGGGAATCGGGGAGTCAGGTGGTGAGGAATGGGGAGAACGGAGTGGCTGAGGTTGCCGCGAAATTCGCGTACCGGCCGTGTGCGCCGGCTCACCGGAAAGTGAAGGAAAGTCCTCTCAGTTCTGACGCCATTTTCAGACAG AGTCATGCGGGTCTCTTCAACCTCTGTATAGTAGTGCTTGTAGCTGTAAACAGCCGGCTTATCATTGAGAATCTTATGAAG TATGGTTGGTTAATCAGGGCTGGTTTTTGGTTTAGTTCAAAATCATTGAGAGATTGGCCACTCTTTATGTGCTG TTTAACCCTCCCAATCTTTCCACTTGCTGCTTTTGTGGTTGAAAAGTTGGCTCAACAAAAGTATATCTCTGAGCAG GTTGTTGTCTCTCTTCACATCATAATTACTACAGCTGCAGTTTTGTTTCCAGTTTTGGTGATTCTAAG GTGTGATTCAGCTGTTCTCTCTGGTGTCACACTAATGCTCTTTGCTTGCATTGTGTGGTTAAAATTGGTATCTTTTGCACATACAAATTATGACATGAGAGCAGTTGCCAAGTTAATTGATAAG GGGGATGACTTGTCCACTTCATTGAATATGGATTACCCTTATGATGTCAacttcaagagtttggcatacTTCATGGTTGCCCCCACGCTATGTTACCAG CCAAGCTATCCTCGCAGCACATGCATTCGGAAGGGTTGGGTCTTTCGCCAATTTGTCAAGTTGGCAATATTTACAGGTGTTATGGGATTTATAATAGAACAG TATATTAATCCAATTGTTCAGAATTCTCAGCACCCTTTGaaggggaattttttttatgcattggAGAGGATTTTGAAGCTTTCTGTTCCAAATTTATATGTGTGGCTCTGCATGTTCTACTGCTTTTTCCACCTCTG GTTAAATATACTTGCTGAGCTTCTTCGTTTTGGGGACCGTGAGTTCTATAAAGATTGGTGGAATGCAAAAACAGTTGAGGAG TATTGGAGAATGTGGAATATG CCTGTTCATAAATGGATGGTTCGCCATCTCTATTTTCCATGTCTACGGAATGGGATATCTAAG GGAGTTTCTGTGGTGATTGCCTTTGCCATATCTGCCATATTCCATGAG CTATGCATTGCTGTACCTTGTCACATGTTTAAGCTTTGGGCTTTCATTGGAATTATGTTCCAG GTTCCCTTGGTTTTGGTCACAAATTACTTGCAAAATAAGTTCAGAAATTCTATG GTGGGAAATATGATCTTCTGGCTGTTTTTCAGCATTCTTGGTCAGCCAATGTGTGTGCTTCTATATTACCATGACTTGATGAATCGAAAAGAGACAACTGAATCAAGCCTCTGA
- the LOC100266443 gene encoding uncharacterized protein LOC100266443 encodes MEDFRSKSCGDGRMQMESYHGGGGGPTSTGMQDLRCYSASYAYPPQAQMGNDPKFKKGKSTNGSLSKAWSFSDPELQRKKRVASYKVYAVEGKMKGSLKKSFRWLKDRYTRVIHGW; translated from the coding sequence ATGGAGGATTTCAGATCGAAATCATGTGGAGATGGAAGAATGCAGATGGAAAGCTACCATGGGGGAGGGGGAGGACCCACTTCCACTGGTATGCAAGATCTCAGGTGTTACAGTGCTTCATATGCTTATCCACCCCAAGCCCAGATGGGCAATGACCCCAAGTTCAAGAAGGGCAAGTCCACTAATGGGTCTCTCTCCAAGGCTTGGAGTTTCAGTGATCCTGAGTTGCAGAGGAAGAAAAGGGTTGCCAGCTATAAGGTCTATGCTGTTGAGGGCAAGATGAAGGGCTCTCTGAAGAAGAGCTTCAGGTGGCTCAAGGATAGGTACACCAGAGTGATCCATGGGTGGTGA